ttaggatcctgataaggtttgctgtcttcaatctccccctctcgtgggactttgtagccatcctccataggcatccttgctgtcttgcctccataagcacctgcacctttcaaaagatcaagtgtatacttcctttgggacatgaacaaaccttcattggatctacatatctcaattccaagaaagtatttcatttctcccaagtctttaatctcaaacatggatttaaggaactccttggttgctatgataccttccttatcatttcctgtgataatgatatcatcaacatacacaaggagtgcaatcatacctgagggagtcatgagtgtgaagagagtgtgatctagttcagacttcttgaagcctcggccattgagagtagtgctcagcttgttgtaccaagctcttggtgattgcttcagcccatagatagctttcttcagtctcaacacattccctctcttcactaagtgttcaagcctggaggtggatgcatatatacttcatcctcaagttcaccgtgtaggaatgcattcttcacatccatttgccataacccccatccaagattcacagccaagcttaatacaatccggattgtgtgtagtttagctactggtgcaaaggtttctatgtaatcttctccataagtttgagtgaaccctcttgcaactagccttgacttcttcctctcaatctttccatcagccttatactagtcacagccttcttcccttttggtaactcactctcataccatgtatcattcttgatcatagctcctgcctcagctccaactgattccttccattctttatccatcattgcctcttcatagcttcttggatgtagttctcatccaagttaaccataaAGGCaaaatgttcttcagggtattgagcaaaggaacacacagcttgagaaggatgctccacagcttgggcattgtagtacactcgcgtgtttacccaactagaaggatcctttctcagccttgtgcttcttctcaatactggttgGTTTTGAACCTgctcctcttggacactcggTTCTGGTGCTTCAGCCTGAGCTTCTACTTCTCCTTGGCTTTGatcaccttgattgtgagagcctgaaacactctcttcttcttcttcttcactcaagccggctccatcctgaccatcttcttgagtttcagattcccttccccctcacgatcaaggtgaggtgactGATTAGCTTCAACAGGGGCCGGAGAACTCTCATGTTGGTTCCTACTCCCCACATttggatcctggttcatcttgatacctagACCTTCCAAAATCAGTCTTAAAGCGCCTGCCTTATCTGATGTTAAATCCTTTAGCtcctcttgattcttttcttcatagtatcctcttgcttctatgaacttcacatctctagagattAGGACTCTTCTAGtttctggatcatagcacttgtatcccttttgtgttgttgagtagccaatgaacatagccttagtgctccttgcatctagcttgtttctcaactttcctggtaccaacacaaagcataaacatccaaatactctcaagtaatccactgatggcttgtgcttgtttagaacttcaaatggtgcttgatccttcaacacctttgtgggaatcctgttgatcaagtaacaagcagtagccacagcatcactccaaaacctctttggaacgtttgcttggaacatcagtgacctagcaacctccatcaagtgtcggttcttcctctcagctaccccattctgttgtggagtataaggacagcttgtttgatgcaagatcccatgatgctctagatgactcttgaacgcatagcttgtgtactcacctccattatctgatctaaaaattttaatcttggcattataatggttagtcacataagcttgaaagttcttaaatgcatctatcactctatcttttgatgggattaaagttaaccaggtgtatttggatttttcatcaatgaatgtgacaaagtatttatgattgtctctagatatgcaaggtgcagtccacacatcagaatgaataagatcaaagcacttatcataaacactagtagagtttggaaacacagttttacaatgcttgcctaaaatgcaagcttcacaatccttattctcaaataaaacacctggtaacatcaagttcaaagctctaccatgaggatgtcctaatctagcatgccacaaagcatttttatttaaactagaagcagtagtaaacgagcaattgtaattggaaacaggatcaagttcttcaagcaaatacaactctcctttagtgattccttttccaatcaagtggctgctctcaatatcctgaaactttacatcattaggactgaatataacattgcaattcaaatcagttgtgcatttcttaacagatagcaagttagatgtaaattcaggcatgtagaaagctctagtgttcttatcaaacaacttcaaatttcctattcctctaatagggatcttgtccccatttgcaatcataacatgtccactagttggttctatatccttaatcagatttgtatcactaatcatgtgatgagatgcaccagaatcaacaattaatggctTAGTTATACTGCTAGCATTATGACAAAGGTTCAAAGGTGATCTAAATGCATTTAGTTCatgattcatcctagcatttctagcaaaggtgtACTCATGTCTAGCATGTTCATTGCTTTTAACTCTATCCATCCTAGCAATATCAGCAACACAAGGAGATGTTTCTATAGTCTTAGCTATCAtggatgcaccaaaggagtacccatgagtgttaccattctccttgagcattttgatgagagcatccatctcggatctcctgatgaagtcttgatcattgccacggatgttaggagctcctgagtatgtcaccagtgccttgccatcaccctcaccaccctctccttcagctccacggctAGATGATCCGGCTCCACTTGTTCCCTCAGAAGCATGAGCTCTTGCcccctttccttcatgaacttcgccggcttcagatgaggatgtagtatccagcactggctcttcttgtgtccatgcttcttgcagtgatcacaattgccattgaacttcctatcctcatacttgccgtGTGCTGCTCTGTTGGCATCTCCTCATGATCAGTTTTCGCAGCATTGGCTAGAGACAagtctcctttaccaccaaacaagccaatggagccttgctccttttgtatctgagcacacgcatccTCCAGGTCTGGAAGCTTCTCAGCCCTCAACATATGCTGAATCAACCcactgtagcttggattcaatgtaagcaacaacccaaagaccttatcttgctctctcctttcaTGTAGCAGCTccggatcagttgtgctcggcctcagcatctccagctctgaccagagtgtccggaacctccccaaatgcttagtgaactccatgtcctcctgagttagatcattcaaagctttcttcacttcaaagacccggctgaggttagaggtgtttccatacaccttcttcaatgtttcccacagctccttggctgtctcacaataGCTGTAAGCGTCTAGAATGGCTGGCTCCAATGAGCTATGAAGAGCaaacatcaccatcatgtcctcttgttgccacttttcagcttcagcttccgagacactctccttgtctcctccttgagtaatgagctttggagcctcaccagatgtgatgtgcttccataaacccttacttcccacagcagtcttcaccatcctagaccatactaggtagttacttccCTTGAAAGTCACAGCAACCTTCATCTTGGAACCTGTAATGACCCACCACTCCCAccatctccacttctttctccaACCCCACCACTTCCACCTTCTCttccaccatctccaccttctTCCCCACCATCTCCAACTTCTATAAAActtaagaaagagagagagagagagagagagagagagagagagagagagagagagagagagagagagagagagagagagagagagagagagagagagagagagagagagagagagagagagagagagagagagagagagagagagagagagagagagagagagagagaagaagaagaagaagagagaaagctcacctgagctcgtcgccggagcCACCACACGCCAGGACGTCGTCAAGCTCGTCACCACCATCATCCGCAACCAAAGGTAATCGAAAACCGCCATGTTTTTGAGTTAAGTTTCGGCCGTTTTAGTAAATCGACCATACCTTTCTAACCGTGATGAATCTCGTGAATCCAAGACtaccatcgtgttcctctcgtcgagacgaatCCGTGGCCACCAAAAACGCCTCAATCGGAGTCCGGACGAAGCCGCACCCGCCTCCGAAAGTTTCACCTCTGCGCGCGTGAGGtacacgcgccgccgccggaaAACGTCGCCACCGCCGGACCACCGTCCCCCGCCGCCGGAAtatccgccgtcgccgccgttgACCGTTGCCGGTAACTCGCcggtgactcggtcaactcgtccgagtcaactcagtgagtcaactcggttgactcggttaaccACTGGTTTGACCGGGTTAAATTGATTTCGTTTCGGTTAgggtaaaccggtcggtttagTCAAATCGATTTCTGGTCAAAGCTTGACCGGGTTGACTTTGACCAGCGagttgacttttccgtaaatacccgttttaaaccgttcgaaaggcgttctgactcgaaatttcgatctgatttcagatttggagtccatttgagcagctggaggtcatatataccacttctcttcattgctaaggtgagggctattccgttaaatcccgagctagtttagtactaccattatggaaagtttagtttcgaaacatgatccatctttgtgaatcgagtctatttgagagtcttgtttgttcattattgatattgattgttAATTGGAattaggataatagaggattcaacgattgtgtgaaatgattgatgctaagaactgctatatatatgtatatacatagttatgagtagggactatgtgatgAGGGCGTGAGTTCAGAGATGTCTGAGCTTCGACGCTACAGTGTGGTATGGGCGTGAGTTCAGAGACGTTTGAGCTTCGACGCTACTGTTTGGGGcgtggtgcagagacgtttgcattcgACGCTACGatgggcgggggtacagagacagactgtactagcgacgcttcgagtatatgtatatatccttatgaggagaTGCGTGGTGCAGAGAGTAGCTATGTACTATAAGCGCATGAGTTGTAACGGCTAGTCCTCTAGCCGAATATTGATTGttatgtgtggtgtaataggcaccgtgtttgtttcatgctagagctaggcctacattttagtagtgctatgaactcagtctgtggtttgcggtttagcatcccatacctcgctgggcaactcccctgttgctcacccctccttctttccccctttcaggtgagaccgacgagcaggagtgattatcggaccggtgcttttgggcttttactactattgggcttttgggcttctatcgttTTATCGCTTTTATCGTTATCGGGCCTCTAGGCCTTTGGgcttttatcgtttatgttatttCGTATTTCGGACTCTCGGTTTATGTCGTACTTtatgtttcagattttattttatattatggaatTCAAGCGTGGatgttgattttcaaatatttatatatggatatttcagatatttgtaCTTATcgaattatttttactatttcgaaagtgacgggtgtcacattttggtatcacagctatttatttatcgtaacattttattatgtaaataggggtgtcacaatttggtatcagagcgggttccgtcccggctccgacccgggatggcgattttTGGAGACctggttttattcggttttgacggttttaaacgatttcaaaatattttcggggatttgggaattttgaaaataaaaataaatagcaccTTTCCGTTCGATATCACTTCTCCTTAAATGTTGGTATCCAAAGTTCAGCGTAAGTTAACTTTTCGCTTTCCTTTTAGATGCCGCCAAGGAGAAGAACCACCCGTGCCCAGACCGCCAGAGCCGTTAGAGACAATGTAGATGAGCATGAGCAGCCCGCAGTTCCACCACCCGCGGCTCCACCAGTTGATCAGGATGCATTGAGACAGATGGTTCAGGATGCCGCTAGACAGGCCGCTCAGGAGGCACTTCAGCAGATTGCCCAGGAGGCAGCCAGGCAGGCCGCTCAGGAGGCCGCCCGCCGAGTAGCTGCTCAGGAGGTTGCTCGTCAGATGGCTGCCGTTCAGCAGGGTCCTCAGGTTCAGGTGCAGCAGGGTCCGCAGATTCGGGTTCAGCAAGTTCCACTGGTTCAGGTCCAACAGGATCAGCAGGGTCCAGTTCAGCAGTTTGCTCATGGTGTTCAGGATCtaccgccaccaccaccgcgACCTCATGTTTACCCGGTTTATGATGAGAGGTTCTACAGGCTGACATGTCAGATGAGAAACATGGAGATGGAGCATTTTAGCGGAACAGTGGATGCTGTAGCTGCACATGATTGGAAGTTAGCCTTGCAGCGGAAGCTGGAGATTATTGAGTGTCCACCAGAGTTGTCGCTCAGATTGACTATGCAGTACCTTcgtggagatgctcttatatgGTGGGAGGGAATACGATTGAGTCACTTTGGGCCAGAGAGGCTTACCTTCGCAGACTTCATCCGAGAGTTCGATAGGAAATACTTTCCGAAGGAAGCTATGGATAGGAAGAAATGCGAGTTCGAGCATGTAAGTCAGGGTAAGATGTCTATCAGGGAGTATGAGGTTGTGTTTAACCAACTTCGCAGGTTTGCTGGAGAGGGCATTTTAGAGGAAGACCTGatgaggaaatttttgaatggGATGCGAGTAG
This region of Brassica napus cultivar Da-Ae chromosome C5, Da-Ae, whole genome shotgun sequence genomic DNA includes:
- the LOC125587679 gene encoding uncharacterized protein LOC125587679 → MPPRRRTTRAQTARAVRDNVDEHEQPAVPPPAAPPVDQDALRQMVQDAARQAAQEALQQIAQEAARQAAQEAARRVAAQEVARQMAAVQQGPQVQVQQGPQIRVQQVPLVQVQQDQQGPVQQFAHGVQDLPPPPPRPHVYPVYDERFYRLTCQMRNMEMEHFSGTVDAVAAHDWKLALQRKLEIIECPPELSLRLTMQYLRGDALIWWEGIRLSHFGPERLTFADFIREFDRKYFPKEAMDRKKCEFEHVSQGKMSIREYEVVFNQLRRFAGEGILEEDLMRKFLNGMRVEIRNRCRVATYHRLGDLVEKAAEQEAGLAEEQKYTKADQPKFGGTLEAQQRTWDKPSIQCFYCGKMGHKSRVCRSRLFDAQVAPPAAAAAPVVDVRNCFGCNQPGHIFRDCPRRGNAALPPPPKRLAIAPRVFTVGDPQGAEPIAGETDEQE